In Panthera leo isolate Ple1 chromosome E3, P.leo_Ple1_pat1.1, whole genome shotgun sequence, a genomic segment contains:
- the PRM3 gene encoding protamine-3: MWGGAYVFSCFWKFYPQLSAKRGTFASTNEARWPAWNSDSVLALAFPPGLERQPTRAMGSRCAKLSTGHGRGYESPMKKLMACVSQDNFSLSSEGEGEEGGEEEEDEEEEEEEDEEELPVQGKLLLIEAERQEKEGAEEEPAAQQSPEPKQMHS; encoded by the exons ATGTGGGGAGGAGCCTATGTGTTCTCCTGCTTCTGGAAATTCTATCCCCAACTGTCAGCTAAAAGGGGGACTTTTGCCAGCACAAATGAGGCAAGGTGGCCGGCCTGGAACTCTGACTCCGTCCTGGCCT TGGCCTTCCCTCCTGGTCTGGAGAGGCAGCCAACGCGGGCAATGGGTTCCCGCTGTGCCAAGCTCAGCACTGGCCACGGCCGGGGCTACGAATCCCCCATGAAGAAGCTCATGGCCTGCGTGAGTCAGGATAACTTCTCCTTGTCGTccgagggggagggagaagaggggggagaggaggaggaggacgaggaggaggaagaggaggaggacgaggaggagctCCCAGTGCAGGGCAAGCTGCTGCTGATAGAGGCCGAGCGGCAGGAGAAGGAGGGTGCGGAAGAAGAGCCTGCGGCCCAGCAGAGCCCCGAGCCCAAGCAGATGCACTCCTGA
- the TNP2 gene encoding nuclear transition protein 2: MDTKTQSLPITHTQPHSNSRPQSHTCSQCCGRSRSRSRSSGHSPTGHQSQSPDPSPPPRHQKHSMRSHHCPPRPTTRSCSYPKNRKNSGGKVKKRKAAKRSQQVYKTKRRNSGRKYN, from the exons ATGGACACCAAGACGCAGAGCCTTCCCATCACCCACACCCAGCCCCACAGCAACTCTCGGCCCCAAAGCCACACCTGCAGCCAGTGCTGcggccggagccggagccggagccgaaGCTCCGGCCACAGCCCAACCGGCCACCAGAGCCAGAGTCCAGACCCCAGCCCACCGCCGAGGCACCAAAAACACAGCATGCGCTCCCACCACTGCCCCCCGCGACCCACCACTCGTTCCTGCAGCTACCCCAAGAACAGAAAGAATTCGGGAGGAAAGGTGAAAAAGAGGAAGGCGGCCAAGAGGAGCCAGCAGGTGTATAAAACAAAGAGGCGGAACTCAG GGCGGAAATACAACTGA